The proteins below come from a single Aegilops tauschii subsp. strangulata cultivar AL8/78 chromosome 6, Aet v6.0, whole genome shotgun sequence genomic window:
- the LOC109742715 gene encoding uncharacterized protein: protein MATAAASRPSGPVLSTPNCRSASPSPVKLAGGGATHSPGKPVSGSSPSSTRSRRFCTCSPTNHPGSFRCSLHKARKQAAAAGSSKPGSPPSSRGLGLKRMNSRQCASRALRPSPAAQQSQHLRRAGGFLPRTSRLSAMSTAGERPGDKLYFISLVVKVSVDFLVWLWNLARGIYIP, encoded by the coding sequence ATGGCGACGGCGGCTGCGAGTCGGCCCAGCGGGCCTGTGCTCTCGACACCCAACTGCCGCTCCGCCTCACCCAGCCCCGTcaagctcgccggcggcggcgccacCCACTCGCCGGGCAAGCCCGTCAGCGGCTCGTCCCCGTCCTCTACCAGGAGCCGGCGCTTCTGCACGTGCTCACCGACGAACCACCCGGGCTCGTTCCGGTGCAGCCTCCACAAGGCGCGCAAGCAGGCGGCCGCCGCTGGCAGCAGCAAGCCCGGCTCCCCGCCGTCCAGCCGCGGTCTGGGCTTGAAGCGAATGAACAGCCGGCAGTGCGCCAGCAGGGCCCTCAGGCCGTCCCCCGCGGCGCAGCAGTCGCAGCACCTGAGGCGCGCGGGCGGGTTCCTCCCAAGGACGAGCAGGCTCTCCGCCATGTCCACGGCCGGCGAGCGTCCCGGCGACAAGCTGTACTTTATCAGTTTGGTTGTGAAAGTTAGTGTAGATTTTCTTGTTTGGTTGTGGAACCTCGCACGGGGAATTTATATCCCATGA